Proteins encoded in a region of the Sander lucioperca isolate FBNREF2018 chromosome 18, SLUC_FBN_1.2, whole genome shotgun sequence genome:
- the LOC116035584 gene encoding transmembrane protein 179 — MLLVSRVGLSDELSLWGKLYVNVGLNVIINLNTCVANGNTREDLHRLDADKMESPRSQPAHSFADLMLRLRSPLPPLRSRSFSRTQRAEEADRKMAHDNLIFAQCILYFLSFVFGFIAVVPLSENTEDFGGKCLLFTRGMWQNENITVSKQRFIVEEWGPESSCSFITFVGITSLILSAVQAWRLLFFLCKGHDDSIFNAFLNLLISSLAVFTVFLSSTIVSVGFNMWCDSITEGGTMPSSCEDLQDTDLELGLDNSAFYDQFAIAQFGLWAAWLTWLGIAVMAFLKVYYNYRQEDLLDSLIHEKELLLGRSSRRKSDLKTGLI, encoded by the exons ATGCTGTTAGTCAGTAGGGTAGGCCTATCAGATGAATTGTCCTTATGGGGTAAACTGTATGTTAATGTGGGGTTAAATGTCATAATTAACTTAAATACTTGTGTTGCAAATGGGAACACCAGAGAAGATCTACACCGCCTGGATGCAGATAAGATGGAGAGCCCTAGGTCTCAGCCTGCTCATTCATTTGCTGATTTGATGCTGCGCCTCCGCTCACCGTTGCCTCCACTGCGCAGCCGCAGTTTCTCCAGGACGCAGAGAGCAGAAGAGGCAGACAGAAAAATGGCCCACGATAATTTAATTTTTGCCCAATGCATCCTTTATTTTTTATCCTTCGTATTCGGTTTCATCGCCGTGGTGCCTCTGTCTGAAAACACGGAGGATTTCGGAGGGAAATGCCTGCTCTTCACGCGGGGTATGTGGCAAAACGAGAACATCACGGTGTCAAAGCAGCGCTTCATCGTGGAGGAGTGGGGACCCGAGTCCTCCTGCAGCTTCATCACTTTTGTCGGGATAACGTCACTCATCCTGTCCGCAGTGCAGGCATGGAGGCTGCTGTTCTTTCTGTGCAAAGGACACGATGA CTCCATATTCAACGCCTTTCTCAACCTGCTGATCAGCTCCCTGGCGGTGTTCACAGTCTTTCTGTCTAGCACCATTGTCAGCGTGGGTTTCAACATGTGGTGTGACTCCATCACCGAAGGTGGGACCATGCCCAGCAG TTGCGAGGATCTGCAGGACACTGATCTAGAACTCGGCCTGGACAACTCTGCTTTCTACGACCAGTTTGCAATAGCTCAG TTTGGCTTGTGGGCTGCATGGCTCACTTGGCTTGGGATCGCAGTGATGGCCTTCCTGAAGGTCTACTACAACTACAGACAAGAGGACCTGCTGGACAGTCTGATCCATGAGAAGGAACTGCTGCTCGGCCGCTCCTCACGTCGCAAATCTGACCTCAAGACCGGCCTGATCTAG